In a genomic window of Prochlorococcus marinus subsp. marinus str. CCMP1375:
- a CDS encoding NnrU family protein, translating into MFPESNHHSSLVMLALLLVFAIIHSGGAALRVKAESFIGPRLWRLIFASLSIPLAVLLISYFLAHRYDGIRLWNLQGVPGMVPFIWCISAISFLFLYPATYNLLEIPALAKPQVKLYETGIIRVSRHPQAIGQILWCLAHGLWIGSSFMLVTSAGLIGHHLFAVWHGDRRLRAKFGEDFEKIKKNTSVIPFIAVLDGRQKLQLKEFIRPSQLGILLAVATFWWSHRFITLGTELFLSSKFSELFP; encoded by the coding sequence ATGTTTCCAGAATCTAATCATCACAGCAGCCTAGTAATGCTTGCTCTTTTGCTTGTATTTGCAATCATTCATAGTGGAGGAGCTGCTCTAAGGGTTAAGGCAGAGTCTTTTATTGGACCAAGGCTATGGAGACTGATTTTTGCTTCTTTAAGTATTCCACTAGCAGTTTTATTGATTTCTTACTTCTTAGCTCATCGTTATGATGGGATTCGTCTTTGGAATCTTCAAGGTGTACCTGGAATGGTCCCATTTATTTGGTGCATTTCAGCAATAAGCTTTTTGTTTTTGTATCCAGCTACCTATAACCTTTTAGAAATTCCTGCTTTAGCAAAACCTCAAGTAAAACTTTATGAAACTGGGATAATAAGGGTTAGCAGACATCCTCAAGCAATTGGTCAAATACTTTGGTGCTTAGCACATGGACTTTGGATTGGGAGCAGTTTCATGCTTGTTACCTCTGCTGGTCTCATAGGCCATCATTTATTTGCTGTTTGGCATGGTGATAGAAGGTTAAGGGCAAAATTTGGAGAAGATTTTGAAAAAATTAAAAAGAATACATCAGTAATTCCTTTTATTGCCGTCTTAGATGGCAGACAAAAATTGCAATTGAAAGAATTTATACGTCCTTCACAGTTGGGGATATTGCTTGCAGTGGCTACGTTCTGGTGGTCTCATCGTTTTATTACATTGGGAACGGAATTGTTTTTATCTTCCAAGTTCTCAGAACTGTTTCCTTGA